A DNA window from Paenibacillus segetis contains the following coding sequences:
- a CDS encoding MFS transporter, protein MKWLQSYPREVKVFLVASLVNSAGGSLMWPLITMFVFKELGRTVTDAGLVILVMSLGGIFGQLLGGALYHRVGVKRLIVGALGMSAVSLLTLPYVSGHWYVFMFFMGLVGFFNSLSMPAIQAFIGFRFVERREELFNVVYVANNIGVAIGTAVSGFLASISYNLSFIINGSISAVFALFFLVYLNKIQQNQGELNLEKRKNSSEDIKAWKLLGQYKIYLFMGLGSFCIWLGNSVWNNGVSPFTILKGMPEWNYSILWTLNGVLIFVGQPFILWLKRTFTGSAESQMTASAIFYLLGYITILCFHTYPSFIFAMVLITFGEMLISPAIPSFIAERTGKSAPFYLGVVGGIGSAGRVVGPYTMGMLFDWNGLVPVAGLAVFIAVLSVGSFIVHSFVNRGSNHVGDIPLSVRSDV, encoded by the coding sequence ATGAAATGGCTACAATCCTATCCACGTGAAGTCAAAGTATTTCTGGTTGCGAGTCTAGTGAATTCAGCCGGGGGCTCTTTGATGTGGCCTTTAATCACGATGTTTGTATTCAAAGAGTTGGGCCGAACAGTGACGGATGCCGGACTTGTAATCCTGGTAATGTCGCTGGGTGGTATTTTCGGGCAATTGCTTGGAGGGGCACTCTATCATCGCGTAGGAGTGAAGAGGCTGATTGTTGGTGCGTTAGGTATGAGCGCTGTATCTCTACTCACTCTACCTTACGTCAGCGGACATTGGTATGTATTTATGTTTTTTATGGGATTGGTTGGTTTTTTCAACTCATTGTCGATGCCTGCAATTCAGGCTTTTATTGGATTCCGTTTCGTAGAACGTCGGGAAGAATTATTTAATGTGGTATACGTGGCTAACAATATTGGTGTGGCAATCGGGACTGCGGTCAGCGGGTTTCTGGCCAGTATTTCGTATAACCTCAGCTTTATTATAAATGGCTCGATCTCAGCAGTGTTTGCGCTGTTCTTCTTGGTTTATTTGAATAAGATTCAGCAGAATCAGGGTGAGCTGAATTTGGAAAAACGTAAAAATTCATCAGAGGATATAAAGGCGTGGAAACTACTTGGTCAATATAAAATATATTTGTTTATGGGTCTAGGATCTTTCTGCATCTGGCTAGGTAATAGTGTATGGAATAATGGAGTATCTCCCTTTACGATTCTGAAGGGTATGCCGGAGTGGAATTATAGTATATTGTGGACGTTAAATGGGGTGCTCATTTTCGTTGGGCAACCGTTCATTCTATGGTTGAAACGTACCTTTACAGGCTCCGCAGAATCGCAAATGACGGCTAGTGCCATATTTTATCTTTTAGGTTATATTACGATTCTTTGTTTTCATACATATCCAAGTTTTATATTCGCGATGGTTCTCATTACATTTGGAGAAATGCTCATCTCCCCGGCGATACCTTCCTTCATAGCGGAGCGGACCGGGAAATCAGCCCCCTTCTATCTGGGAGTGGTTGGTGGCATAGGATCGGCAGGTAGAGTGGTTGGTCCCTATACAATGGGAATGTTATTTGACTGGAATGGACTGGTTCCTGTAGCAGGTTTAGCTGTCTTTATCGCGGTACTTTCAGTGGGATCATTCATTGTCCACTCATTCGTAAATCGGGGCAGTAATCATGTTGGAGATATACCGCTTTCCGTACGATCTGATGTATGA
- a CDS encoding GNAT family N-acetyltransferase has product MSDQVWIRLSEIRDAAALMELDALCWDKHSTPAQIVWNSREHYLQKCPPGSQLVAGIGDDICGYLGFDPPTPLPSNSHVYDLNIAIHPSYQRQGIGRKLMEAVKIMAAEQGICKLSLRVLATNPGAVVFYKSCGFQEQGRLVREFYLDGQYIDDILMWCPIT; this is encoded by the coding sequence ATGTCAGACCAAGTGTGGATTAGATTATCAGAAATCCGCGATGCGGCTGCGCTCATGGAGCTTGACGCACTCTGTTGGGACAAGCATTCTACTCCTGCGCAGATTGTCTGGAATTCTAGGGAGCATTATTTGCAGAAATGCCCACCAGGGAGCCAACTTGTAGCTGGGATTGGCGACGATATATGCGGATATTTGGGGTTTGACCCTCCGACACCGTTACCAAGTAACAGTCATGTATATGACCTCAATATTGCCATTCATCCCTCTTATCAGAGGCAAGGCATAGGTCGCAAATTGATGGAAGCCGTCAAAATAATGGCTGCTGAACAGGGGATATGTAAACTATCCCTTCGTGTATTAGCTACAAATCCTGGAGCAGTTGTTTTTTATAAAAGCTGTGGATTTCAGGAGCAAGGTCGACTTGTAAGGGAGTTTTATTTGGATGGTCAGTATATCGACGATATCCTCATGTGGTGTCCGATTACTTGA
- a CDS encoding formate/nitrite transporter family protein: MAYYKPQQIAAITVENGVKKAHNPLLTVLILGFLGGAFIALGFLLDIRVISSAPKEWGSIASFIGAAVFPVGLIMVLLAGGELLTGNMMAVPLARMSKKITTGEMFKNIVLITISNFVGALFVAYFFGHVVGLTSSGAYLDKLVDMAGHKLDDSFLQAFISGIGCNWLVALAVWLSYGADNMSGKILGIWFPTMAFVAIGFQHVVANMFLIPAAIFEGYFSWGDYLRNFVPVWLGNLVGGGIFVAGAYWTAYLKDAASDKTADQHGNATTSVTK; this comes from the coding sequence ATGGCTTATTACAAACCTCAGCAGATTGCTGCGATCACCGTGGAAAATGGGGTAAAGAAGGCGCACAACCCGCTGTTAACGGTTTTAATTTTAGGATTCCTAGGTGGGGCCTTTATTGCTCTTGGGTTTTTGCTAGATATTCGAGTTATCAGTAGTGCTCCTAAAGAATGGGGAAGTATAGCAAGCTTTATCGGTGCGGCTGTGTTCCCGGTGGGCTTGATCATGGTACTGCTAGCTGGTGGCGAACTGTTAACAGGTAATATGATGGCAGTTCCGTTAGCACGTATGAGTAAGAAAATTACAACAGGTGAGATGTTTAAAAATATCGTGCTGATTACCATCAGCAATTTTGTTGGAGCATTGTTTGTAGCGTACTTCTTTGGGCATGTCGTTGGCTTGACTTCAAGTGGAGCTTATTTAGATAAACTAGTTGATATGGCAGGCCATAAGCTGGATGACAGCTTTCTTCAAGCCTTCATTTCAGGTATTGGCTGTAACTGGTTGGTAGCTTTGGCAGTATGGTTATCCTACGGGGCTGACAACATGAGCGGAAAAATTCTTGGAATTTGGTTTCCGACGATGGCATTCGTTGCTATTGGCTTTCAGCACGTCGTGGCTAATATGTTCCTTATTCCAGCGGCGATCTTTGAAGGTTACTTCTCTTGGGGCGATTATTTGAGAAATTTCGTTCCGGTCTGGCTCGGCAATTTAGTGGGCGGAGGGATATTTGTAGCAGGAGCTTACTGGACAGCCTACTTGAAAGATGCTGCATCTGATAAAACGGCTGATCAACATGGAAATGCAACAACATCCGTAACAAAGTAA